Proteins encoded by one window of Lathyrus oleraceus cultivar Zhongwan6 chromosome 1, CAAS_Psat_ZW6_1.0, whole genome shotgun sequence:
- the LOC127095630 gene encoding uncharacterized protein LOC127095630, translating into MDLVQEEQVSIKGEIDYVKRKIDQIFETIQALARREEKARVSAAARNDAHVEGPHLQSGPPVPIPNPMIYGLPPSFTPPLEGTHVPQPVYTFGVADGFVAQRSPVVNQIPHPLTDEDIQNEYEMRNYQRAALVVNPTSTQDPEAMQMCDALEEKMRGMKGNNSTNLGALEMCLVPNVVFPLKFKVLEFEKYKAPSCPNIHLKMYCRKMGAYARDDKLMIYCFQDSLTRASVKWYMQLERNNVGTWDELDDAFAKQYKFNTGQYYERLISSVSTGFSNMVIVGERVEEGFKSGKIQGGSSSQNGVRKPFNGYKKNEYEANSISSQRGKAQQRAPVPMPYFSYPYIAATQYPDMPYL; encoded by the exons ATGGATCTAGTTCAGGAAGAACAAGTTTCTATCAAAGGGGAAATCGACTATGTCAAAAGAAAAATAGATCAGATCTTTGAGACTATACAAGCTCTGGCTAGAAGAGAGGAGAAGGCTCGTGTTTCCGCTGCTGCAAGGAATGACGCTCATGTTGAAGGGCCTCATCTCCAATCAGGACCTCCAGTTCCCATTCCCAATCCCATGATTTACGGTCTTCCTCCTAGTTTCACTCCTCCGCTCGAGGGAACTCATGTGCCTCAACCTGTTTATACTTTTGGGGTCGCTGATGGATTTGTTGCACAAAGGTCTCCTGTTGTAAATCAAATCCCCCATCCTCTCACTGATGAAGATATCCAAAATGAGTATGAAATGCGGAATTATCAAAGGGCTGCTCTAGTAGTCAATCCTACTTCTACTCAGGATCCTGAAGCTATGCAAATGTGTGACGCCTTGGAAGAGAAAATGAGAGGCATGAAGGGGAATAATTCAACCAATTTGGGTGCTCTGGAAATGTGTCTAGTTCCTAATGTGGTGTTTCCCCTAAAATTCAAAGTGCTAGAGTTCGAGAAGTACAAGGCCCCCAGTTGTCCAAATATCCATTTGAAAATGTATTGCAGAAAAATGGGTGCATATGCCAGGGACGATAAACTCATGATTTACTgttttcaagacagtctgactaGAGCGTCTGTAAAATGGTATATGCAGTTGGAGCGCAACAACGTAGGTACTTGGGATGAACTAGATGATGCATTTGCAAAACAATACAAATTCAATACTG GCCAATACTATGAAAGACTGATCAGTAGTGTGTCTACAGGTTTCTCTAACATGGTGATTGTTGGTGAAAGGGTGGAAGAAGGTTTTAAAAGTGGAAAGATTCAAGGAGGCTCTAGTAGCCAAAATGGAGTGAGGAAACCCTTCAACGGATATAAAAAGAATGAGTACGAGGCAAATTCAATCTCCTCTCAAAGAGGGAAAGCACAACAAAGGGCACCAGTCCCAATGCCTTACTTTTCGTACCCTTATATAGCAGCGACACAATATCCTGATATGCCTTATCTATAA
- the LOC127095625 gene encoding threonine synthase, chloroplastic: YAFVLSIDTDFDGCMQLIREVTAELPIYLANSLNSLRLEGQKTAAIEILQQFDWQVPDWVIVPGGNLGNIYAFYKGFQMCKELGLVDRIPRLVCAQAANANPLYLYFKSGWKEFKPVRAQTTFASAIQIGDPVSIDRAVHALKNCNGIVEEATEEELMDVMAQADSTGMFTCPHTDFGSVMDVLSKYLQSKAPKYH; encoded by the coding sequence TATGCGTTTGTTCTTAGCATTGATACTGATTTTGATGGGTGTATGCAGTTGATTCGTGAAGTAACTGCTGAATTGCCTATTTATTTGGCTAATTCTCTGAACAGTTTGAGGCTTGAAGGACAGAAAACTGCTGCTATTGAGATTTTGCAGCAGTTTGATTGGCAGGTACCTGATTGGGTTATTGTACCTGGTGGGAATCTTGGGAATATTTATGCTTTTTATAAAGGGTTTCAGATGTGTAAAGAGTTAGGTCTTGTGGATAGAATTCCAAGGCTTGTTTGTGCTCAAGCTGCAAATGCAAATCCTTTGTATTTGTATTTTAAGTCGGGTTGGAAAGAGTTTAAGCCAGTTAGAGCACAGACAACTTTTGCATCTGCTATTCAGATTGGGGATCCTGTTTCTATTGATAGAGCTGTTCATGCTTTGAAGAACTGTAATGGTATCGTTGAGGAGGCTACTGAGGAAGAATTGATGGATGTTATGGCTCAGGCTGATTCGACTGGAATGTTTACTTGCCCTCACACTGATTTTGGATCTGTTATGGATGTTTTGTCCAAGTATTTGCAGAGCAAGGCACCCAAGTATCATTAG
- the LOC127122047 gene encoding uncharacterized protein LOC127122047: protein MGGSKASSTSEVGNGLPRCGCNETMKLFVSKSIENPGRKFWKCRNYMNGCGLFLWDDLVSEFAVKETNPSGCRQCEVNKAYLIEFAKEIVEEIDCRVGKLNKLEKLKKKIAMEKRKNLWLMFVIGLSWMLIAAMVKLV, encoded by the exons ATGGGTGGCAGCAAGGCATCTTCCACGAGTGAAGTTGGAAACGGCTTACCAAGATGTGGATGCAATGAAACCATGAAGTTGTTCGTCTCCAAGTCAATTGAAAACCCCGGTCGCAAATTTTGGAAATGCAGGAATTATATG AATGGGTGCGGTTTATTTTTGTGGGATGATTTGGTCAGTGAGTTTGCAGTGAAAGAAACCAATCCGTCCGGATGCCGCCAATGTGAAGTCAACAAGGcttatttgattgaatttgcTAAAGAGATTGTTGAGGAGATAGATTGCAGAGTCGGAAAGCTTAACAAGTTAGAAAAACTGAAGAAAAAGATTGCAATGGAAAAGAGGAAAAATTTATGGTTAATGTTTGTAATTGGTCTGTCATGGATGTTGATAGCAGCTATGGTTAAGTTAGTCTAA
- the LOC127122041 gene encoding cyclic dof factor 2, whose amino-acid sequence MLEARDPAIKLFGKTIPVPEISSGSGDSTGAPDSSSGDVVDEGIIQNHASSINSSNTNMDEEEREIDEDTMEEEPAEYKKEKDEALTQLSEKNADINTASRLVEESINLSAEEEQKSKEEQGESSQDKTLKKPDKILPCPRCNSMDTKFCYYNNYNVNQPRHFCKNCQRYWTAGGAMRNVPVGAGRRKNKNPGSQYRQITVPEVAVQNSQSKLANAVHHPSLNCNGTVFTFGTDSPLCESMESALNLADKGISISPKNGFIRPEELRIHVPFTGEEMRNDDSNKSSDGSTTPTEKVTSSNSLEQVMPNCQSFPPQVPYYPGAPWLFPWNPAQWSSQVQPPPAFFPQGFAVPLYPPPAYWGFTVPGAWNNPWLAQQSSPNSASLNSGPNSPTLGKHSREESTVKSNDAAGGSDEGIDKEEKSLWVPKTLRIDDLGEAEKSSILTTLGIKNNKTDLIRGGGGLFKAFASKGDEKDGMQNSNSPVLQANPAALSRSISFRETS is encoded by the exons ATGTTGGAAGCTAGAGACCCTGCGATCAAGCTTTTTGGGAAGACGATTCCGGTGCCGGAGATCTCTTCTGGATCCGGTGACTCCACCGGTGCTCCGGATTCATCTTCCGGTGATGTTGTTGATGAAGGTATCATTCAGAACCATGCTTCTTCCATTAACTCTTCAAATACAAACATGGATGAAGAAGAGCGAGAAATTGATGAG GACACAATGGAAGAGGAACCGGCCGAGTATAAGAAGGAAAAAGATGAAGCTCTAACCCAATTATCAGAAAAGAACGCCGATATAAACACTGCTTCAAGGTTAGTGGAAGAATCTATTAACCTCTCTGCCGAGGAGGAGCAAAAGAGTAAAGAAGAACAAGGCGAGAGTTCACAAGATAAGACACTGAAAAAGCCAGACAAAATACTTCCTTGCCCCCGATGTAATAGCATGGACACGAAATTCTGCTACTACAATAACTACAATGTCAATCAGCCGCGTCATTTCTGTAAGAACTGTCAAAGATACTGGACTGCCGGTGGAGCCATGAGAAACGTGCCTGTTGGTGCCGGTCGCAGGAAGAACAAGAATCCCGGTTCTCAGTATCGTCAGATAACTGTCCCGGAAGTGGCAGTTCAGAATTCTCAATCCAAATTGGCGAATGCAGTCCATCATCCTTCCTTGAACTGTAACGGAACAGTCTTTACGTTCGGGACTGATTCACCCTTGTGTGAATCAATGGAATCTGCGTTGAACCTTGCTGATAAAGGAATTAGCATTTCCCCGAAAAACGGATTCATTAGACCTGAAGAACTGAGAATCCATGTTCCCTTTACTGGTGAAGAAATGCGCAATGATGATTCCAATAAATCTTCTGATGGATCAACGACCCCGACAGAAAAGGTAACTTCCAGCAATTCTCTAGAACAAGTTATGCCGAATTGTCAAAGCTTCCCACCTCAAGTTCCCTACTACCCGGGTGCCCCTTGGCTTTTTCCGTGGAATCCAGCTCAATGGAGCTCTCAAGTACAACCACCGCCTGCTTTTTTCCCACAAGGATTCGCGGTGCCACTCTATCCTCCACCAGCTTATTGGGGTTTTACTGTGCCCGGTGCATGGAACAATCCATGGCTAGCGCAACAATCGTCGCCAAATAGTGCATCCCTTAACTCGGGTCCTAACTCGCCAACCTTAGGTAAGCATTCAAGGGAAGAAAGCACGGTCAAATCGAACGACGCAGCAGGTGGTTCTGACGAAGGAATTGATAAAGAAGAAAAGTCCCTTTGGGTTCCCAAAACATTGAGGATTGATGACTTAGGAGAAGCAGAAAAAAGCTCTATATTGACAACTCTAGGGATTAAAAACAATAAGACAGACTTGATTCGCGGGGGAGGAGGACTTTTCAAAGCATTTGCGTCAAAGGGTGACGAAAAAGACGGCATGCAAAACTCAAACTCACCAGTTTTGCAGGCCAATCCAGCAGCATTGTCTAGGTCAATTAGCTTCCGCGAGACCTCATAA
- the LOC127095617 gene encoding cyclic nucleotide-gated ion channel 17, whose translation MIAEIVKLICTIIWGRILFDEIKVEKKICKNWLIDWFVFRVNVKLPSVEVRYKNLNVEAECEVVQGKPLPTLWNSFSSLFSDLVKTISCSSQETKLGILKDVSGIIKPARLTLLLGPPSCGKTTLLMALAGKLDQSLEPPTDMPVPTIMVTCSKHVWINADIFAIYYCEAHTLSERLVSSLSTQGTYIVREGDPVTEMLFIIRGKLESSTTNGGRTGFFNSITLRPGDFCGEELLAWALLPKSTLNLPSSTRTVKALVEFEAFELRAEDLKFVANQFRRLHSKKLQHTFRFYSYHWRTWAACFIQVAWRRFKKRVLANSLSLREYKSFIDEQARNRMEHEKEERGNTAQVKQNLGVTILASRFAANTRKGVQKIKDVEMLKLQKPEEPDFSVEHEDD comes from the exons ATGATAGCTGAGATTGTGAAACTAATTTGTACTATTATATGGGGGAGGATCCTCTTTGACGAGATAAAAGTAGAGAAGAAAATCTGCAAG AATTGGCTGATAGATTGGTTTGTTTTCAGAGTGAATGTGAAGTTACCTAGTGTGGAGGTAAGGTACAAGAACCTGAATGTAGAAGCAGAATGTGAGGTTGTTCAAGGGAAGCCACTTCCTACTCTATGGAATTCTTTTTCTAGCTTATTTTCA GATTTAGTGAAGACTATATCATGCAGTTCTCAAGAAACCAAATTGGGCATTCTTAAAGATGTCAGTGGCATCATAAAGCCGGCAAG GCTTACTCTTCTTCTGGGTCCACCTAGCTGTGGGAAAACTACCTTACTAATGGCATTGGCTGGAAAACTTGATCAATCTCTTGAG CCTCCAACTGATATGCCTGTTCCAACTATTATGGTAACATGCAG CAAGCATGTTTGGATCAATGCAGACATATTTGCAATCTATTACTGTGAGGCACATACATTGTCCGAGCGATTGGTGTCATCTTTGAGTACTCAAGGCACATACATTGTCCGAGAAGGAGATCCAGTTACCGAGATGCTTTTTATCATCAGAGGGAAACTCGAAAGCTCAACCACAAATGGTGGCAGAACTGGTTTCTTTAACTCTATTACCTTAAGGCCTGGTGATTTCTGTGGAGAAGAGTTACTTGCTTGGGCATTGCTTCCGAAATCTACTCTCAACTTGCCTTCTTCTACAAGAACAGTTAAAGCCCTTGTTGAATTTGAAGCCTTTGAACTTAGAGCAGAAGATCTTAAATTCGTGGCAAATCAGTTTCGACGTCTTCACAGCAAGAAGTTGCAGCATACGTTCCGTTTCTACTCTTACCATTGGAGGACATGGGCTGCTTGTTTCATTCAGGTCGCTTGGCGCCGGTTTAAGAAGAGAGTCTTGGCAAATAGCCTCAGCCTGAGAGAATACAAGTCCTTCATCGATGAACAAGCAAGAAATCGTATGGAACACGAGAAAGAAGAGCGCGGTAACACAGCACAAGTAAAACAGAATCTTGGTGTCACTATATTGGCTTCAAGATTTGCTGCAAACACAAGGAAAGGGGTTCAGAAGATCAAGGATGTAGAGATGCTCAAGTTGCAAAAACCCGAAGAGCCAGATTTCTCAGTAGAGCATGAAGACGATTAA